From a single Lytechinus pictus isolate F3 Inbred unplaced genomic scaffold, Lp3.0 scaffold_19, whole genome shotgun sequence genomic region:
- the LOC135157758 gene encoding uncharacterized protein LOC135157758 codes for MGSTFPGQPLIADCSNMHGYRARRLTKCPRLSVRHRVARLLWAIGSTYRRLHPGHWQHVVFTDESQLFILDRKDGRQRVRRLAGENLREECIHETTQGGGGSVMIWAGIHYGGKTPLVVPDGNVNAAAYRDISQTAGTMPMSKKARFIQIISWPNPPPCKIS; via the coding sequence ATGGGATCAACGTTTCCCGGTCAACCGTTAATCGCAGATTGCTCCAACATGCATGGTTACCGAGCACGACGGTTGACCAAATGTCCACGCCTGTCTGTTCGCCACAGAGTAGCTCGTCTTCTTTGGGCTATAGGGAGCACGTACAGAAGGCTTCATCCAGGACATTGGCAACATGTGGTCTTCACGGACGAGAGCCAGCTATTCATCCTTGACCGAAAGGATGGGAGACAACGAGTTCGTCGATTAGCCGGGGAAAACCTTCGCGAAGAATGTATCCACGAGACGACTCAAGGCGGAGGCGGCTCAGTGATGATATGGGCCGGCATCCATTATGGAGGGAAAACGCCACTGGTGGTTCCGGACGGAAACGTCAACGCCGCCGCCTACAGGGAtatcagtcagaccgcaggtacTATGccaatgagcaaaaaggccagattcatccaaatcatctcgtggccgaatcctcctccttgcaaaatctcgtga